A region from the Melanotaenia boesemani isolate fMelBoe1 chromosome 11, fMelBoe1.pri, whole genome shotgun sequence genome encodes:
- the LOC121648587 gene encoding uncharacterized protein LOC121648587 produces MHKVPTRHACYCRPWDSQTKGHCQRRISTLFPDQLLVRHLKRKICHRQSNVLPHSDRIQRSRAHSTHIGTRWKHPRRRRQPTPLNRRTQRNHRGGCHTNTTVTNKRTGSAQQEGISRPNTAARQAIPQNKMNSIHGQRGPHAHRHFPTHQLTVQNHSMQRSRQRRQAHATTHNIITSSRTGREREDRTHDIRIIRTRVSQNPNRSLRRK; encoded by the exons ATGCACAAAGTACCCACTCGCCACGCTTGCTATTGCCGCCCCTGGGACAGCCAGACCAAAGGCCACTGTCAAAGACGGATCAGCACGCTGTTCCCGGACCAACTCCTCGTGAGACACCTCAAGAGGAAAATCTGCCACAGACAAAGCAACGTCCTCCCTCACAGCGACCGCATCCAGCGAAGCCGCGCACATAGCACGCATATCGGCACACGCTGGAAACACCCTAGGAGGCGGAGACAACCCACCCCCCTGAACAGACGGACACAGCGCAACCACAGGGGAGGCTGTCACACGAACACCACTGTCACCAACAAGCGAACCGGCAGCGCGCAGCAAGAAGGGATCAGCAGACCAAACACGGCCGCCCGCCAGGCCATTccccaaaataaaatgaattccaTCCACGGGCAACGCGGCCCGCACGCCCACAGACACTTCCCCACGCACCAGCTCACAGTCCAAAACCACTCTATGCAACGGAGTAGGCAACGTCGTCAAGCCCATGCCACGACCCACAACATAATCACCAGTAGCCGAACGGGAAGAGAACGGGAGGACCGAACCCACGACATACGAATCATACGCACCCGTGTCTCTCAGAATCCGAATAGGAGTCTTCG AAGGAAATGA